The Lates calcarifer isolate ASB-BC8 linkage group LG6, TLL_Latcal_v3, whole genome shotgun sequence genome includes a region encoding these proteins:
- the olfml3a gene encoding olfactomedin-like protein 3B codes for MKPVLVLLVSTAWTLTGAQYYYQGLMDYLENRLLAIEDRMQFWHEQSHRYHTELLDFKKLTAETMDGLRKEHSMLFKDLEGATVRVDRVEREMDYVETQTSPRACTNKADKVVERGVWGLEESREEEEDEDWEELQPRVSDCVEIISGIRSVKILKRVGSPKGMWTRDPKSSRVYVFNGTSGDVIYQFNSVRDFSGSPGVTGSRQIRLPSEWNGPGGAVYNGYLYYIKQEADTDVQVVKYDLLRGSVTDTAMFPVESHATVYNLNPEIVADLAADDEGLWLLYAISDSEPNINLAKMDPATLDIEQIWDTRCPRENAEAAFVVCGTVYVVYNTRLASRSRVQCVFDVNDMVISEEAPLLYFPRRYGAHASLKYNPEERQLYGWDDGYQIIYRLTMKRKLLV; via the exons ATGAAGCCGGTGTTAGTCCTCCTTGTTTCCACAGCCTGGACTTTGACGGGAGCCCAGTATTACTACCAGGGGCTGATGGATTATCTGGAGAACAGGCTGTTGGCTATTGAG GACCGCATGCAGTTTTGGCACGAACAGTCCCATCGCtaccacacagagctgctggattTCAAAAAGCTCACTGCTGAGACCATGGATGGGCTGAGGAAGGAGCACAGCATGCTGTTCAAAGACCTGGAAGGAGCCACGGTCCGAGTGGACCGGGTGGAGCGAGAGATGGACTACGTGGAAACCCAGACGTCGCCTCGGGCCTGCACAAATAAGGCAGACAAGGTGGTGGAGCGGGGGGTCTGGGGgctggaggagagcagagaggaagaggaggacgaagaCTGGGAGGAGCTGCAGCCCAGAGTCTCTG ACTGTGTGGAAATTATCTCTGGCATCAGATCAGTGAAGATCCTGAAGAGAGTGGGCAGTCCCAAGGGCATGTGGACCAGAGACCCCAAGTCATCCAGGGTGTACGTCTTTAACGGGACATCAGGAGACGTTATCTACCAGTTTAACTCTGTACGTGACTTCTCTGGCTCTCCGGGCGTCACCGGCAGCAGACAAATCAGGCTGCCGTCTGAGTGGAATGGCCCTGGCGGCGCTGTTTATAATGGCTATTTGTACTACATAAAACAGGAAGCTGATACAGACGTGCAGGTGGTCAAATATGACCTGCTACGTGGCTCTGTGACAGATACTGCCATGTTCCCCGTGGAAAGCCACGCTACCGTTTACAACCTCAACCCAGAGATTGTTGCGGACCTCGCAGCAGATGACGAGGGCCTCTGGCTCCTGTACGCCATCAGTGACAGCGAACCAAACATCAACCTTGCAAAGATGGACCCTGCCACGCTCGATATAGAACAAATCTGGGACACCCGGTGCCCGAGGGAGAACGCGGAGGCGGCTTTCGTGGTATGTGGGACCGTCTATGTCGTTTACAACACCCGCCTGGCCAGCCGCTCCCgggttcagtgtgtgtttgacgTCAACGACATGGTAATCAGCGAGGAAGCTCCTCTGCTCTACTTCCCCAGGAGGTACGGAGCCCACGCCAGTCTGAAATACAACCCCGAGGAGAGACAGCTTTACGGCTGGGATGACGGCTACCAAATAATTTACAGACTCACCATGAAGAGGAAACTCCTAGTTTGA